From one Microbacterium aurum genomic stretch:
- the nrdE gene encoding class 1b ribonucleoside-diphosphate reductase subunit alpha: MVETAVTQAEFKTDARFEGLDYHALNAMLNLYGADGKIQFDADKRAAREYFLQHVNQNTVFFHSLKERLDYLVEKEYYEGAVLEKYPFEFIQRLNDRAYAAKFRFETFLGAFKYYTSYTLKTFDGKRYLERFEDRVVMTALALADGDQRLATQLVDEIISGRFQPATPTFLNAGKAQRGELVSCFLLRIEDNMESIARGINSALQLSKRGGGVALLLSNIREAGAPIKQIENQSSGIIPVMKLLEDSFSYANQLGARQGAGAVYLSAHHPDILRFLDTKRENADEKIRIKTLSLGVVIPDITFELARNDEDMYLFSPYDVEKVYGVPFGDISVTEKYREMVDDARIKKTKINAREFFQTLAEIQFESGYPYIMFEDTVNKANPIKGRINMSNLCSEILQVNTPTTFNEDLSYDQIGKDISCNLGSMNIALAMDGRDLAGTVETSIRALTAVSDQSHIRSVRSIEDGNDRSHAIGLGQMNLHGYLAREHVYYGSEEGVDFTNIYFYTVLFHALRASNKIAIERGTAFDGFADSTYASGEFFDKYTDAAWEPQTDKVKELFAGIHIPTQDDWRELKASIQEHGIYNQNLQAVPPTGSISYINNSTSSIHPIASKIEIRKEGKIGRVYYPAPFMTNENLEYYQDAYEIGYEKVIDTYAAATQHVDQGLSLTLFFKDTATTRDINKAQIYAWRKGIKTIYYIRLRQMALEGTDMTECVSCML; this comes from the coding sequence ATGGTGGAAACTGCAGTGACCCAGGCGGAATTCAAGACCGACGCGCGATTCGAGGGTCTGGACTACCACGCCCTGAACGCCATGCTGAACCTGTACGGCGCGGACGGGAAGATCCAGTTCGACGCCGACAAGCGCGCCGCGCGGGAGTACTTCCTGCAGCACGTGAACCAGAACACCGTGTTCTTCCACTCGCTCAAGGAGCGCCTGGACTACCTCGTCGAGAAGGAGTACTACGAGGGCGCGGTGCTGGAGAAGTACCCGTTCGAGTTCATCCAGCGCCTCAACGACCGGGCGTACGCGGCGAAGTTCCGCTTCGAGACGTTCCTCGGGGCGTTCAAGTACTACACCAGCTACACGCTGAAGACCTTCGACGGCAAGCGCTACCTCGAGCGCTTCGAGGACCGCGTCGTGATGACGGCCCTCGCCCTCGCCGACGGCGATCAGCGACTGGCCACGCAGCTGGTCGACGAGATCATCTCCGGGCGCTTCCAGCCCGCGACCCCGACGTTCCTCAACGCCGGCAAGGCGCAGCGCGGCGAGCTCGTCAGCTGCTTCCTGCTGCGCATCGAGGACAACATGGAGTCGATTGCCCGCGGCATCAACTCCGCGCTGCAGCTGTCCAAGCGCGGCGGCGGTGTCGCGCTGCTGCTGTCGAACATCCGCGAGGCGGGCGCGCCGATCAAGCAGATCGAGAACCAGTCCAGCGGCATCATCCCCGTCATGAAGCTGCTCGAAGACAGCTTCAGCTACGCCAACCAGCTGGGCGCCCGGCAGGGTGCCGGCGCGGTGTACCTGTCGGCGCACCACCCCGACATCCTGCGGTTCCTCGACACCAAGCGCGAGAACGCCGACGAGAAGATCCGCATCAAGACGCTGTCGCTCGGTGTCGTCATCCCCGACATCACCTTCGAGCTGGCGCGCAACGACGAGGACATGTACCTGTTCTCGCCGTACGACGTCGAGAAGGTCTACGGGGTGCCGTTCGGCGACATCTCGGTGACCGAGAAGTACCGCGAGATGGTCGACGACGCGCGCATCAAGAAGACGAAGATCAACGCGCGCGAGTTCTTCCAGACCCTCGCCGAGATCCAGTTCGAGTCGGGCTACCCGTACATCATGTTCGAGGACACGGTGAACAAGGCCAACCCGATCAAGGGCCGGATCAACATGTCGAACCTGTGCAGTGAGATCCTGCAGGTGAACACCCCGACGACGTTCAACGAGGACCTCTCGTACGACCAGATCGGCAAGGACATCTCCTGCAACCTGGGCTCGATGAACATCGCCCTGGCCATGGACGGCCGCGACCTCGCCGGCACGGTGGAGACCAGCATCCGGGCGCTGACGGCGGTCAGCGACCAGAGTCACATCCGCTCGGTGCGCTCCATCGAGGACGGCAACGACCGCTCGCACGCGATTGGACTCGGGCAGATGAACCTGCACGGCTACCTCGCCCGCGAGCACGTGTACTACGGCTCGGAAGAGGGCGTGGACTTCACGAACATCTACTTCTACACGGTGCTCTTCCACGCGCTGCGCGCCTCCAACAAGATCGCGATCGAGCGCGGCACCGCTTTCGACGGGTTCGCCGACTCGACGTACGCGTCGGGGGAGTTCTTCGACAAGTACACGGATGCCGCGTGGGAGCCGCAGACCGACAAGGTCAAGGAGCTGTTCGCCGGCATCCACATCCCGACGCAGGACGACTGGCGCGAGCTGAAGGCCTCGATCCAGGAGCACGGCATCTACAACCAGAACCTGCAGGCCGTGCCGCCGACCGGGTCGATCTCGTACATCAACAACTCGACGAGCTCGATCCACCCGATCGCGTCGAAGATCGAGATCCGCAAGGAAGGCAAGATCGGTCGCGTCTACTACCCGGCGCCGTTCATGACGAACGAGAACCTGGAGTACTACCAGGACGCGTACGAGATCGGCTACGAGAAGGTCATCGACACGTATGCCGCCGCCACCCAGCACGTCGACCAGGGCCTGTCGCTGACGCTGTTCTTCAAGGACACCGCCACCACCCGCGACATCAACAAGGCGCAGATCTACGCGTGGCGCAAGGGCATCAAGACGATCTACTACATCCGCCTGCGGCAGATGGCGCTCGAGGGCACCGACATGACCGAGTGCGTTTCGTGCATGCTGTGA
- the nrdI gene encoding class Ib ribonucleoside-diphosphate reductase assembly flavoprotein NrdI, with protein sequence MITATQAPLLVYFSSVSGNTARFIEKLGMPAKRIPLLPTDPGIEVDEPFVLVTPTYGGGQGRGTEKGAVPKQVIRFLNDEKHRHLIRGVISAGNTNFGEHYCLAGDIISRKCTVPHLYRLELFGTPEDVARVSDGLERWWKLQ encoded by the coding sequence ATGATCACGGCGACGCAGGCCCCGCTGCTCGTCTACTTCTCGAGCGTGTCGGGCAACACCGCACGATTCATCGAGAAGCTGGGGATGCCGGCCAAGCGCATCCCGTTGCTGCCCACCGACCCCGGGATCGAGGTGGACGAGCCGTTCGTGCTCGTCACCCCGACCTACGGGGGCGGCCAGGGGCGCGGCACGGAGAAGGGCGCTGTCCCCAAACAGGTGATCCGCTTCCTCAACGATGAGAAGCACCGTCACCTGATCCGCGGAGTCATCTCCGCGGGCAACACCAACTTCGGCGAGCACTACTGTCTCGCCGGCGACATCATCAGCCGCAAGTGCACCGTGCCGCACTTGTACCGGCTCGAACTGTTCGGCACGCCAGAAGACGTCGCCCGCGTGAGCGACGGATTGGAACGATGGTGGAAACTGCAGTGA
- a CDS encoding alpha/beta fold hydrolase, which produces MPTPVTLPTLAWGAPHAAKHALLIHGLGSNGALMWRYGVTLADAGWHATAVDLRGHGVAPRALDYSIAAYAADVVHTGATDGEPWDLVIGHSLGGAAATVASANAPAWTRRLVLIDPGIHLADHDRQVVRNSQERAFADTSVDAVRAEHPHWHPHDIELKALSAQQASRWAVEQTSAQNTPWDVREAAARLTVPTHVIASDPKVYSIFKGSLAQEVLANPVVTMSVVAGAGHSPHRDKPEETMRQLLDALT; this is translated from the coding sequence ATGCCGACGCCCGTGACCCTTCCCACCCTCGCGTGGGGCGCGCCGCACGCCGCGAAGCACGCCCTCCTGATCCACGGGCTCGGCTCCAACGGCGCCCTCATGTGGCGGTACGGCGTGACGCTGGCGGATGCCGGGTGGCACGCGACCGCGGTCGACCTGCGCGGCCACGGCGTAGCGCCCCGCGCCCTGGACTACTCCATCGCCGCGTACGCCGCCGACGTCGTCCACACCGGGGCTACCGACGGCGAACCGTGGGACCTCGTGATCGGGCATTCGCTGGGCGGCGCCGCGGCGACGGTCGCGAGCGCGAACGCCCCGGCGTGGACGCGCCGCCTCGTGCTCATCGACCCCGGCATCCATCTCGCCGACCACGACCGGCAGGTCGTGCGAAACAGCCAGGAGCGCGCCTTCGCCGACACATCGGTCGACGCCGTGCGCGCCGAGCACCCGCACTGGCACCCGCACGACATCGAGTTGAAGGCGCTGTCGGCGCAGCAGGCCAGCCGGTGGGCGGTCGAGCAGACCAGCGCGCAGAACACCCCGTGGGACGTGCGTGAGGCCGCCGCGCGGCTCACCGTGCCCACCCATGTCATCGCGAGCGACCCGAAGGTGTACTCCATCTTCAAGGGATCCCTGGCCCAGGAGGTGCTCGCGAACCCCGTCGTGACGATGTCGGTGGTCGCCGGCGCGGGCCACTCGCCGCATCGCGACAAGCCCGAGGAGACCATGCGTCAGCTGCTCGACGCGCTGACGTGA
- the nrdF gene encoding class 1b ribonucleoside-diphosphate reductase subunit beta has translation MTPPEPLKLIDHVQAINWNRIQDDKDLEVWNRLVNNFWLPEKVPLSNDIQSWATLTPEEQTTTMRVFTGLTLLDTIQGTVGAVSLIPDAITPHEEAVYTNIAFMESVHAKSYSSIFSTLCSTPEIDDAFRWSVENENLQKKARIVMDYYRGDEPLKRKVASTLLESFLFYSGFYLPLYWSSKAKLTNTADIIRLIIRDEAVHGYYIGYKFQKGLEKLSQAERDELKDYTFSLLYELYDNEVQYTQDLYDGIGLTEDVKKFLHYNANKALMNLGYEPMFPAQVTNVNPAILSALSPNADENHDFFSGSGSSYVIGKAVATEDDDWDF, from the coding sequence ATGACCCCTCCCGAGCCGCTCAAGCTCATCGACCACGTCCAGGCGATCAACTGGAACCGCATCCAGGACGACAAGGACCTCGAGGTGTGGAACCGCCTCGTGAACAACTTCTGGCTGCCCGAGAAGGTGCCGCTGTCCAACGACATCCAGTCGTGGGCGACGCTCACTCCTGAGGAGCAGACCACCACGATGCGGGTGTTCACCGGGCTGACGCTCCTGGACACGATCCAGGGGACAGTCGGCGCCGTCTCGCTCATCCCCGACGCGATCACTCCTCACGAGGAGGCCGTCTACACGAACATCGCGTTCATGGAGTCGGTGCACGCGAAGAGCTACTCGTCGATCTTCTCGACGCTGTGCTCGACGCCCGAGATCGACGACGCGTTCCGCTGGTCGGTGGAGAACGAGAACCTTCAGAAGAAGGCGCGCATCGTCATGGACTACTACCGCGGTGACGAGCCCCTCAAGCGCAAGGTGGCCTCGACGCTGCTGGAGTCGTTCCTGTTCTACTCGGGCTTCTACCTGCCGCTGTACTGGTCGAGCAAGGCCAAGCTGACGAACACGGCCGACATCATCCGCCTCATCATCCGCGACGAGGCCGTGCACGGGTACTACATCGGTTACAAGTTCCAGAAGGGGCTCGAGAAGCTCAGCCAGGCCGAGCGCGACGAGCTGAAGGACTACACGTTCTCGCTGCTGTATGAGCTCTACGACAACGAGGTGCAGTACACGCAGGACCTCTACGACGGCATCGGCCTGACCGAGGACGTCAAGAAGTTCCTGCACTACAACGCGAACAAGGCGCTGATGAACCTCGGCTACGAGCCGATGTTCCCCGCGCAGGTGACCAACGTGAACCCGGCGATCCTGTCGGCGCTCTCGCCGAACGCCGACGAGAATCACGACTTCTTCAGCGGGTCGGGCAGCTCGTACGTCATCGGCAAGGCGGTTGCCACCGAGGACGACGACTGGGACTTCTGA
- a CDS encoding MFS transporter, producing MAGYRELLRAPGVARIIAAQLTARFPNGMTSLAILLHVEQMTGSYGAAGLVLAAASVGQATSGPVTSRWMGIWGMRRVLTLTTAVCAVALLALALIPMGIAGYMAFGLVAGLSTPPVQSAVRTIYPKLVNARQLTPLFSLDASLQEIIWILAPVVITLVATQAGTVPGLLLIVVFLVAGGAWFILSPEVGRVRIPRSRRAFGKVLGKPVVLLATVIGFLLIGACAAVEAAVVATFGHGGLEAGLVLAVFSVGSLAGGLAFGHIPIGPWAMARRMAIVAVGLVAAIFVVGDVTSAATPWWVSACLVVAGVGIAPALAVMFAMTSASVKFSETAEAYGWIGTGQLIGAALGSAIAGFLIDGVGHAGAYAAAAGFAIVGALVAVVFVRGFPDLRGRDASPIPDTEPVPVIT from the coding sequence GTGGCGGGATACCGGGAATTGCTGCGCGCGCCGGGCGTGGCGCGCATCATCGCGGCGCAGCTGACGGCGCGCTTCCCGAACGGCATGACGAGCCTCGCGATCCTGCTGCACGTCGAGCAGATGACGGGCTCCTACGGCGCCGCGGGACTCGTGCTGGCCGCGGCATCCGTCGGTCAGGCGACCTCGGGGCCGGTGACGAGCCGGTGGATGGGCATCTGGGGAATGCGCCGCGTGCTGACGCTGACGACGGCGGTCTGCGCCGTCGCGCTGCTGGCGCTCGCGCTCATTCCGATGGGGATCGCCGGGTACATGGCCTTCGGTCTCGTGGCGGGCCTGTCGACGCCGCCCGTGCAGTCGGCGGTCCGCACGATCTACCCCAAGCTCGTCAACGCCCGCCAGCTCACGCCGCTGTTCTCCCTCGACGCGAGCCTGCAGGAGATCATCTGGATCCTCGCGCCCGTCGTCATCACGCTCGTGGCCACGCAGGCCGGAACGGTGCCCGGCCTGCTGCTCATCGTCGTGTTCCTCGTTGCCGGCGGCGCGTGGTTCATTCTCTCGCCGGAGGTGGGCCGCGTCCGCATCCCGCGCAGCCGTCGCGCGTTCGGCAAGGTGCTCGGCAAGCCCGTCGTTCTGCTCGCGACCGTCATCGGCTTCCTGCTCATCGGCGCGTGCGCGGCCGTCGAGGCCGCCGTCGTCGCCACGTTCGGGCACGGCGGACTCGAGGCGGGCCTCGTGCTGGCCGTGTTCTCGGTCGGCAGCCTCGCGGGCGGCCTCGCGTTCGGCCATATCCCGATCGGCCCGTGGGCGATGGCGCGCCGCATGGCGATCGTCGCGGTCGGCCTCGTCGCCGCGATCTTCGTCGTCGGCGACGTCACCTCCGCCGCGACGCCGTGGTGGGTCAGCGCGTGCCTCGTCGTGGCCGGCGTGGGCATCGCACCGGCGCTCGCCGTGATGTTCGCGATGACCTCGGCATCCGTCAAGTTCAGCGAAACGGCCGAGGCATACGGCTGGATCGGCACCGGCCAGCTCATCGGCGCGGCGCTCGGCTCGGCGATCGCCGGATTCCTCATCGACGGCGTCGGTCACGCCGGCGCCTACGCGGCGGCGGCCGGCTTCGCGATCGTCGGCGCCCTCGTCGCCGTCGTGTTCGTCCGCGGCTTCCCCGACCTGCGCGGCCGCGATGCCAGCCCCATCCCCGACACCGAACCGGTGCCCGTCATCACCTGA
- the nrdH gene encoding glutaredoxin-like protein NrdH: MAITVYTKPSCVQCNATYRALDSKGIEYEVLDLSEDPAALERVKSLGYLQAPVVVTDEDHWSGFRPDKIDELASRLA; the protein is encoded by the coding sequence ATGGCGATCACGGTTTACACGAAGCCGTCGTGCGTGCAGTGCAACGCGACGTACCGGGCACTGGACTCGAAGGGCATCGAATACGAGGTCCTCGACCTGTCCGAAGACCCGGCAGCGCTCGAGCGCGTGAAGTCGCTGGGCTACTTGCAGGCGCCGGTCGTCGTCACCGACGAAGACCACTGGTCGGGCTTCCGTCCCGACAAGATCGACGAGCTCGCCTCGCGTCTGGCGTGA